In Castor canadensis chromosome 11, mCasCan1.hap1v2, whole genome shotgun sequence, a single genomic region encodes these proteins:
- the Tnni1 gene encoding troponin I, slow skeletal muscle, which produces MLEVGRQRILGNDGKLQLVQNSSVKASTSPPVFLSSYPQRKSKITASRKLLLKSLMLAKAKECWEQEHEEREAEKVRYLAERIPTLQTRGLSLSALQDLCRELHAKVEVVDEERYDIEAKCLHNTREIKDLKLKVLDLRGKFKRPPLRRVRVSADAMLRALLGSKHKVSMDLRANLKSVKKEDTEKERPVEVGDWRKNVEAMSGMEGRKKMFDAAKSPTSQ; this is translated from the exons ATGTTAGAAGTAG GAAGGCAGAGGATTCTGGGTAATGATGGTAAACTCCAGCTGGTTCAGAATTCCAGTGTTAAAGCCTCAACCTCACcacctgtctttctctcttcttacCCTCAGAGGAAATCCAAGATCACTGCTTCCCGCAAACTCTTGCTGAAG AGCCTGATGCTGGCCAAGGCCAAGGAGTGCTGGGAACAGGAGCACGAAGAGCGCGAGGCTGAGAAGGTGCGCTACCTGGCCGAGCGCATCCCCACGCTGCAGACCCGTGGCCTGTCCCTCAGCGCCCTCCAG GACTTGTGCCGGGAGCTACATGCCAAGGTGGAGGTAGTAGACGAGGAAAGATACGACATTGAGGCCAAATGCCTCCACAACACCAGGGAG ATTAAGGACCTGAAGCTGAAGGTGCTGGACCTCCGGGGGAAGTTTAAGCGCCCACCTCTGCGCCGTGTCCGTGTCTCTGCTGACGCCATGCTTAGGGCCCTCCTGGGCTCAAAGCATAAGGTGTCCATGGATCTGAGGGCCAACCTCAAGTCTGTGAAGAAGGAAGACACGGAGAAG GAGCGGCCGGTAGAGGTGGGTGATTGGAGAAAGAACGTGGAGGCCATGTCTGGCATGGAAGGCCGGAAGAAGATGTTTGATGCTGCCAAGTCTCCAACCTCACAGTAG
- the Lad1 gene encoding ladinin-1, with translation MSVSRKDWSALSSLARQRTLEDEEEQERERRRRHRNLSSTTDDESPRLTQNGDQRAVERLPNVEEAEVPKPPPSVFKDEVEDIQTILRTQHERRQRRQVVEAVQERPEAEEGEDSLAPEQAMQQPLVPKKDLEPLPRRRLSREQRGPWAQEGECLEGQESGAGKKGLPEKTLVSEKSPVVEKTAVPAKKLASEMASTSEKGPTAEKASPLEKTAASEKRGSPGKLIPEKQSVSEKLPAPEKTSVSQKTAVSEKRSMLEKKSALEKANVSEKMPERRMVSEKASIFEKLPVSETKLATKKAAATEQHQAPVRSQDITKEPRGRAFPGKSPSSSVGPDPPTVASHLPPITLQVKIPSKEEEADISSPTQLTYSSSLRRSSPRTISFRMSSRKDNSETTLTRSASVRLPPNTAKIGEKLEQYHTAIQRSESMRSSGSPRTEFFVAPAGVASKRHLFEKEMAGQNRTEVASGRKENLRLSGVVTSRLNLWISRTQESGEQGPQEVRKELAATKRTQWGKKSDSSLDAEV, from the exons ATGTCTGTCAGCAGAAAGGACTGGTCTGCGCTGTCCAG CCTGGCCCGGCAGCGGACTCTGGAGGATGAGGAGGAACAGGAGCGTGAACGCAGGCGGCGGCACCGCAACCTGAGTTCTACCACTGACGATGAGTCTCCCAGGCTCACCCAGAATGGAGACCAGCGGGCTGTGGAGAG GCTGCCCAATGTGGAGGAAGCAGAGGTGCCCAAGCCACCACCCTCAGTCTTCAAAGATGAGGTCGAGGACATCCAGACCATTCTCAGGACACAGCATGAGCGGAGGCAGAGGCGGCAGGTGGTGGAGGCTGTCCAGGAGAGGCCGGAagcagaggagggagaagacagcTTGGCCCCCGAGCAGGCCATGCAACAGCCACTTGTGCCCAAGAAGGACCTGGAGCCCCTGCCTCGCCGGAGACTGAGCAGGGAGCAGCGGGGCCCCTGGGCCCAGGAGGGAGAGTGTTTGGAAGGCCAGGAGTCAGGAGCCGGGAAGAAGGGCCTTCCAGAGAAGACCTTGGTTTCTGAGAAATCCCCTGTGGTAGAGAAGACGGCAGTGCCAGCCAAGAAACTGGCCTCAGAGATGGCTTCTACTTCCGAGAAGGGGCCAACAGCAGAGAAAGCATCCCCGTTGGAGAAGACGGCTGCCTCAGAGAAGAGAGGCAGCCCAGGGAAGCTGATTCCAGAAAAACAAAGTGTCTCAGAGAAGTTGCCGGCCCCTGAGAAGACATCTGTGTCCCAGAAGACAGCGGTGTCAGAGAAGAGGTCCATGTTAGAAAAGAAGTCAGCTCTAGAAAAAGCCAATGTCTCCGAGAAAATGCCAGAGAGGAGGATGGTGTCTGAGAAAGCATCTATCTTTGAAAAGTTACCAGTCTCAGAGACAAAGCTGGCCACCAAGAAGGCAGCAGCCACAGAGCAGCACCAGGCTCCTGTGAGAAGCCAGGACATCACCAAGGAGCCCAGAGGAAGGGCCTTCCCTGGGAAGAGCCCATCTTCCTCAGTGGGCCCGGACCCTCCGACTGTGGCTTCCCACCTCCCTCCCATCACACTACAG GTGAAAATCCCCAGCAAGGAGGAAGAAGCAGACATATCTTCGCCCACCCAACTCACCTACAGCAGCTCCCTCAGACGCTCCAGCCCCAGAACTATCTCCTTTCGG ATGAGCTCCAGGAAAGACAACTCAGAAACAACCTTAACCCGCAG TGCCAGTGTGAGGCTGCCACCCAACACGGCTAAGATAGGAGAGAAGCTGGAGCAATACCATACAGCCAtacag AGATCAGAGTCCATGAGGTCTTCAGGCTCCCCCCGCACAGAGTTCTTTGTGGCTCCTGCAGGTGTAGCCAGCAAGCGCCACCTCTTTGAGAAGGAAATGGCAGGCCAGAACCGCACAGAAGTAGCCTCCGGCCGGAAG GAGAACTTGAGGCTGTCTGGAGTTGTGACATCAAGGCTGAACCTGTGGATCAGCAGAACCCAGGAGTCTGGAGAGCAGGGCCCCCAG GAGGTACGGAAAGAGTTGGCAGCCACCAAAAGGACTCAATGGGGAAAGAAATCAGACTCCTCACTGGATGCCGAG GTGTGA